The DNA window TGGGGATCGTTCAGATAGAAATAGAACATATAATTTTATTCAAAAAAGAGTAACAGATCATCGTATTAATTTAACATTATATAAATTAAATGAGATTATGGATGGTAATTTAGATATTTTAATAAACCCAATTATTCGTCAGTATAATACTGATAAATTATAGTTTTAATAAAAAAATGATTATTAATCAATGGTTAAAATACGCTTCTAATCTTTTGAAACAACATAAAATATTAACACATCAATTAGAATCAGTCGTATTATTATCTTTTGTTTTAAAAAAATCTAAATCATGGATTTATGGTTTTGATGAAACTAAAATAAATTTAGAACAATTTAAAATATTACAAAATTTTTTAAAAAGAAGGATTAGAGGAGAACCTATAGCTTATTTATTAGGTTTTTGTGAATTTTGGTCATTAAAAATTAATGTATCACCTTATGTTTTAATACCTAGAGAAGATACAGAAATTTTAGTAAATATTGTTTTAAAAAAAATTAATAATAATATAAAAAAAATTTTAGATTTAGGTACTGGAAGTGGAGCAATAGCATTAGCAATTGCCTCTAAATATAATTTTCTTAAAATTACTGCTGTAGATATTTCTCAACAAATTATTAATTTAGCAAAATATAATGCTAAAAAATTATATATTAATAATATTAATTTTTTAATAAGTAATTGGTTTAGTAATTTAAAAAATAAGAAATTTGATATCATAATGAGTAATCCACCTTATATAAGTAATTATGAATATTATCAATTAAAAAAAAAATTAAAATTTGAACCTATTAAATCATTAATATCATTAAATGATGGATTATATGATTTAAATTATATTATTTCTAAATCTTCAGAATATTTAAATAATTATGGATGGTTAATATTAGAACATGGATATAAACAAGGATATATTTTAAAAAAAATCTTTAAAATTAAAAATTTTAAAAATATATCACAATATTGTGATATACAAGGATATTATCGAGTTATTTGTGGACAAAAATTTTCAATTTAATAATTTTTAAAAAAAATTAATTAATAATTTGAAAATAAATTTTTATAAAAATTTATTTTATTTAAAATAAAATTTAAACTATTTTTAATATATTTAAAAGAAAAATTTTGTTATTATTATTAAAAATTAATATTTTAAAAGTAAAAAATGGCACAAAATGATAATTTTAAAAAAATAGATTTATCTAATAAATTATTAGAAATAGATCATAGAAGTATTGGTAAAAAATTAAATTTATATCATTTTCAAAATGAATCTCCAGGAATGGTTTTTTGGCATCATAATGGTTATATTATTTTTAAAGAATTAGAAAAATTATTACGTATAAAATTAAATCAATATAATTATTTAGAAGTAAAAACTCCTTTAATTACTGATTTTACTATTTGGGAAAAAACAGGACATTGGAAAATTTATAAAGAATCTATTTTTACTACTTTATCAGAAAATAGAAATTATTGTATAAAACCTATGAATTGTCCTGCTCATATTCAAATATTTCAACAAAAATTGAAATCATATAGAGATTTACCTTTAAGAATTGCGGAATTTGGTATTTGTCATAGAAATGAACCATCTGGTTCTTTACATGGTTTAATGAGATTAAGAAATTTTACACAAGATGATGCTCATATCTTTTGTACAAAAAATCAAGTAATTAAAGAAATAGAATATTGTATTGATATGATGTATGATATTTATCATCTTTTTGGTTTTAAAAAATTTCTTGTAAAATTATCAACTAGACCAAAAAATAAAATTGGAGATAATGAAATTTGGGATCAAGCAGAAAATAATTTATCTTATATTTTAAATAAATTAAATATTAATTTTGAATATCAAATAGGAGAAGGCGCTTTTTATGGTCCTAAAATAGAATTTTCTTTTTTTGATTGTTTAAATCGAGAATGGCAATGTGGTACAATTCAGTTAGATTTTACATTACCAAAATGTTTAAATTTGTTTTATATAAATAAAAAAAATAAACATAGTACTCCAATAATAATTCATCGTGCTATTTTAGGTTCCTTAGAAAGATTTATAGGGATTATTCTTGAAGAATTTTCTGGATATTTACCTATTTGGTTAGCACCAGTTCAAATTATAATATTAAGTATTAGTGAAAAACATATTAAATATGTTTTAAAATTATTTAAAATAATTAAAGATAATAATATTCGTGTTAAATATGATATAAATAATGAAAAAATTTCTTTTAAAATTAGAAAATATGCAATAAAACATATTCCATATATTTTAATTTGTGGAGATAAAGAAGTTAAAAATAATTTTATTTCTGTGAGAGATTGTTTTGGTAAAAATTTGGGATTTATGAAAATTCATGATATTATTAATAAAATAATGAAAGAAATTAATAATTATTATATTAATAAAAAAAATTAAGAGAGGTAAGATATTAAAATTGGAAAAAAAACCATACAATTATCACGACCTAATAGAATTAATCAAAATATTAGGAGTAAAATTGTAAGATTAATAGGATTAAATGGTGAACAAATTGGTATAATTAGTTTAAAAGAAGCTTTAATAAAAGCAGAAAATACAGGATTTGATTTAGTTGAAATTAGTCCTAATTCAGAACCTCCTGTATGTCGTATTATGGATTATGGTAAATTTTTATATGTAAAAAATAAAGCTTCTAAAGAACAAAAAAAAAAACAAAAAATAATAAATTTAAAAGA is part of the Enterobacteriaceae endosymbiont of Donacia fulgens genome and encodes:
- the prmC gene encoding peptide chain release factor N(5)-glutamine methyltransferase, which gives rise to MIINQWLKYASNLLKQHKILTHQLESVVLLSFVLKKSKSWIYGFDETKINLEQFKILQNFLKRRIRGEPIAYLLGFCEFWSLKINVSPYVLIPREDTEILVNIVLKKINNNIKKILDLGTGSGAIALAIASKYNFLKITAVDISQQIINLAKYNAKKLYINNINFLISNWFSNLKNKKFDIIMSNPPYISNYEYYQLKKKLKFEPIKSLISLNDGLYDLNYIISKSSEYLNNYGWLILEHGYKQGYILKKIFKIKNFKNISQYCDIQGYYRVICGQKFSI
- the thrS gene encoding threonine--tRNA ligase — encoded protein: MAQNDNFKKIDLSNKLLEIDHRSIGKKLNLYHFQNESPGMVFWHHNGYIIFKELEKLLRIKLNQYNYLEVKTPLITDFTIWEKTGHWKIYKESIFTTLSENRNYCIKPMNCPAHIQIFQQKLKSYRDLPLRIAEFGICHRNEPSGSLHGLMRLRNFTQDDAHIFCTKNQVIKEIEYCIDMMYDIYHLFGFKKFLVKLSTRPKNKIGDNEIWDQAENNLSYILNKLNINFEYQIGEGAFYGPKIEFSFFDCLNREWQCGTIQLDFTLPKCLNLFYINKKNKHSTPIIIHRAILGSLERFIGIILEEFSGYLPIWLAPVQIIILSISEKHIKYVLKLFKIIKDNNIRVKYDINNEKISFKIRKYAIKHIPYILICGDKEVKNNFISVRDCFGKNLGFMKIHDIINKIMKEINNYYINKKN
- the infC gene encoding translation initiation factor IF-3, whose amino-acid sequence is MKIGKKTIQLSRPNRINQNIRSKIVRLIGLNGEQIGIISLKEALIKAENTGFDLVEISPNSEPPVCRIMDYGKFLYVKNKASKEQKKKQKIINLKEIKFRPGTDIGDYKVKLRNLIRFLKKGDKIKVTLRFRGREMMHTKLGFSMLNRIKSDLEKLAIVESFPSKVESRQIIMILIPKK